One window from the genome of Gadus macrocephalus chromosome 7, ASM3116895v1 encodes:
- the LOC132461160 gene encoding uncharacterized protein LOC132461160: MSCCAVGCQNRNSVNSDLKFYRIPADNNSFNANRRRRWLQAIRRSDWNKDLIKNARLCSSHFISGEVSMDFNSPDFVPSVFSFATQCEIDKGDTKLERFKRKRKREETIHRPPDDVQRSKEASDEASGACLSSDDCRMEPGADQCTEATVPKVLHDDLKHKYSQLSTECVNLRLEIDKLKTENEELKATLMNTQFSFSSIKSKAVQVLFFTGLTSVLFEWLSHKLKDSVEVVRGSMNLKDHLLIVLMKQVGVGEFQTNKLQLSLDFMTF, encoded by the exons atgTCGTGTTGTGCCGTGGGATGCCAGAATCGTAATTCTGTAAACAGTGACCTGAAGTTTTACAGAATACCAGCAGATAACAACTCGTTTAATGCCAACCGCAGACGTCGTTGGTTACAAGCTATCAGAAGATCCGATTGGAACAAAGACCTTATTAAAAATGCCAGACTTTGCAGTTCACACTTCATATCAG GAGAGGTCTCCATGGACTTCAATAGTCCCGACTTTGTACCTTCTGTCTTTTCCTTCGCAACCCAGTGTGAAATAGACAAAGGAGATACAAAACTTGAGAG ATTtaagaggaaaagaaaaagggAAGAAACCATCCACAGACCACCAGATGATGTACAGCGGTCCAAAGAAGCTAGTGATGAGGCTTCTGGAGCTTGCCTGTCCTCAGATGACTGCAGAATGGAGCCTGGTGCTGATCAATGCACTG AAGCCACAGTCCCAAAGGTTCTCCATGATGATCTGAAACACAAGTACAGCCAACTTTCTACAGAGTGTGTCAACCTGCGTTTGGAGATCGACAAACTGAAAACTGAGAATGAGGAACTAAAGGCAACACTCATGAATACACAATTTTCCTTTAGCTCTATCAAGAGTAAAGCAGTGCAGGTTCTGTTTTTCACAGGGCTGACCAGTGTCTTATTTGAGTGGTTGAGTCACAAACTTAAAGACAGTGTAGAGGTTGTGCGTGGCTCTATGAACCTGAAGGATCATCTATTGATCGTCCTAATGAAacag GTTGGGGTGGGCGAGTTTCAGACAAACAAATTACAGCTGAGTCTGGATTTTATGACCTTCTAG